The Puntigrus tetrazona isolate hp1 chromosome 9, ASM1883169v1, whole genome shotgun sequence genome includes the window attctgactatgtctttcatacttttctgtaCCTAGACAATGTCCATTATTTGGCAGACAATGGGATATTCAAAAGCCTCCCAGGTTTTATCCAAGgctaaatattcattttggagtgatgtaaccctttaaatgtgcaattttgAATGTAAACCTGCAGTAATGGGCAAAGAACTGAAAACTTAACAGACAGCAATATGAATTGAATAAACGTTTTACTGGAGGTCCATGGGGTTAGTGTGACATTTGAAGAATACCTGAACAGCTCCAGGACAAGCTGTTAATCTCAACCACTTCACAAAGCGAAGCCGCTAATTTTTCACTAACTAAAGCTTCATTCCTCTTGAGCGAAAAGGTCACATACCTAATAAAATGTCATCCCACTTAAGAAACCCCTCAGGATGAGTTTCAACCTGATGGGCGGATGaacaaacagaacattttgTCTGCAGTACCGATATGTCTAAATTGCTACACGAAGGATGAGTTTGAAAACTTCAAATGTTTGCACGGGTTGCCATGGGTGCAAACTACCACAGACATTCCAGCCCTTTCACTACTAGTTGGGTGTTTGAGGCAGAGAGGTAACTGCTAATAACAGCTCTGACGCAAATTTGCCAACACTCACGCAGTAACAATGAACTCATCAAGCCACTCCTGCGAGTTatggcttttctctttcttgACGTGGAGCCTGGTCTTCTGGAGCACACAGACAAAGGTACGCCTGCATGTATACGCATGTGTCTTCAGACTCGGCCCCTTTTCACTTTGTGGTATCTGCGCAAATGCATGGGCGTGGGTGATTCCGAGTGCGCCCACGTAATGATGTCACTTCTACCTCAAGAATACGGGTGGGCGCGCAACTGATCTCATTTGGACCTTGTCTGGGTGCATGTGGGCGGGCGGCTTATTCTCACTGGTGTGGATGGGAGTGTAATGTGGGCAGAGTCGAGGCCAGACAGGGACAGCGAGAGGGGGAGGGGaagtttatgcttttttttttctgcagttcaGACACACATGCTATTAACTGTCACACGCTTTGAAATGGCTAAACGCGGAAAATCCATTCTAGAGTGAGTTGGGTTCTATGCATCAAGCAGTTAAACTGCATCAACGCAAAAAAAGTACCAAGCGTGAAACAGCAAGACACTAATTTGACTAATTTTTAGtggtatataaaaaaagttcagcttgctttgtgcacaaacaagttatttttgcaaaaaaagtggTGGGGTAGCTTGACCAGTTGGTAAATGGATAAAAGAACGTGACGAAATATACCCttgcttttaaatgtagcaGGAAAGTCAGAACGAGTGAATCAGTTTGATtggcaaattatttttttgaaccAATTCAGGTAATAGAATAAGCATAGCAGGAAAGTCAGATTCAGTTTAGTGAATCAGTTTAGGAAATAATTCAATGATTTGAGTGGTTTGACCAAACAGTGTGTGACAAGATATAACCTTTCTCTCAGAGAAAGATagattcattttagtgaatcaatttgttcataaaaaaatgatgcacaTATTCAGGTAGTTTGACCAAAATGGTATGCTGCTTAAAAATCTGACAAAACTTTTCTTTCTGAAACATAGCTGGAAATTAAGATTAGGTTCAGTGAatcagtttgtttaaaaaattataacataatttGTCCCTCTTGAAAAAGCAGAGAAAGTCCAAATCAATTTAGCAATTCTGTATGTTCATATTAATGTAAAAGTAATTCACAATTTTAACGGTACACTGCTAAAAATTAGATAAAAGTTAAGAAAATAAGGAAAGTAGATTCATTTTTACCAGTGTCATTAGTTTGAAGAAATGTTACAttgtttacaaatattacaaaaacatacattctCTTTAAAGTAGAAGGAAAGACAGtatcagttcagttcagtttacgAGTGGGATGGATGTGTGACTAATCTGTGGctctataaagaaataaaagtgatttctaCCTTTAAAAATTCCAGTAATTCTTTTCAGAAATTAAGGCTAACATGAATGTCCCATTTAGAATTATGGCAACTTTAATCAGCAGATATGATATGAGGCATTACATTTATACCGAACAAAAATTTACATGGGGAAAACTGTAGCTAGATACTGCTTAAATGATCTGGATTTGCTGAATAGAAAGTGCTGTTTGGGTGCCTGTCACTGCATGTTGAACTTGCAGAtgtctttttttcaaacaatggGTGAGTAATTCACTCCATTATTGTATGTTGCTTCACATAAAAAGTCTATTATGCGAAAGACTGTGTTGATAAATATGCTTATAGTACATTCTCAACATGATTTCTGCTGAGTTCAGTGCTTGCGTCGTACTCTAAATATTTCTGCCAAAATAAATACGCAACACGTGCCACAGATACAGTTTCCTGTTAAAGAAAGTTAACATCCTTACATTTTTGTCATAGTGAAATCTTTCTTAAATAATGCCTttcaatgtttgttttaaaaagcaaattactgtgttttctatattttctttgttttatttagtacacTGACTAGAGTAACTACAGTACTGTTTAGGATCAGGTAAAGTTGTGTTGACTGTAATTGGAatttatgtgtgtaaatatatatttttttatgttatattactaaatatacacacactttaatggcttagtttttttatatcataaatgttggggttgtaaaattgtattcttatagcggtatatagttttatattctGTATTGTTCATGGTTTCTAAGCAGTTTTGAAGCAGCTTCTGAGGTGATGGTATTTATTCACATGACTAGTCTGGGAACATGACGTAAAAGTAAGGTAAAACATGATTATTAAGTGAGTAACAATGCAAATTAGGGGGAAAAGAAAGGCGCTTGGTAATTTGCCACTGTCTGATAATGATAAAGGACTCATTTCTCCTTAGATGTAGAGTGGGTAGAAACCACTGATTTTCCGAAGTGGTCACATGTCTGTGCCCATACGCGTAGTGAAACCAGGGCAAAGGTTAAGCGGGCAAACACCTGCTCTTCTTCAGACACCAGCCCAACCCAGAGGCATTGATGTGGGATGTTAGAAGTTTCCAGTAGATCTAACGACTGGACAGTGATCAAATGTGTCACTAGAGAGCCATGAATGGACGCCTGCCATAGAGCACAAAGGCCTCTTCAGCAAACCACATCAATTAGATCACTATGTGTATAGCTAGGCATAGGTCAGACTGATCGCGGATATGTAGGTTATGGAAAATAACGACCGTGGGCCGGTTAAATATGGATTTAAGGTGTGAACGAGGGAGTGGGCTCGCGAACATTAGTCCTTTGTAACTTCTCCAGGCTGAACTTTGGCCTTTCCCCTACACCATGACATGCAATCCTGATGGAGCTACCCCGCATGCTCCTGCAAAGCCCTCCCACACAGTTCAGTATGCTGACAGGCAGCTATGCAAACAAAAAGCCACTGGACCCACCCAGTGTCAATCCTGCCTCCTACAACAGTTTCCTCGCATATCGGTGTTAGCGCTAACGCACACTTATAACAAAATGACTTGAGAAATCATGTTGAAAGCTACAGACAGATTATTTGGCGAAATCATCAAGCGGTTTTACTCACCTCGGTTTTAATTCTCTTGGGCGACGGCTCATCTCTGTCACCGCATCGAGATCTGTaggaaagaaaattaaatgtttagccCTGAGCAAGCTTGATAAAACCACTAGCAATTACACAttctttttacagaaaaaatgtgttgtgtattaaaaatatatttattcattaatttgtaaagctttgaagtttttttaaagaaattaatacttttccagttattttatagttataaaaattaattataaattattataaataattattttaaatgcaagtaataCTTCACACTAATactattttgctatattttttattcaaacaaatttGGGCAGGAGACAAGTCTACCATTATggatatattattacaaatactttccccaaaatgttgatatttttaattttaagttataaAAAGAACacctaatatgctgattagaTATGTTCTGCATGGACCCCCTTTAATAGTTTCACAGACCCCTGCTTGAAAACCTGTccttaaaatactaatatttgcTTTGGTAATACTAGCTTTTCACCTGCAAAAAAACTTAGGAGTGCCCTTGGCAAATTTCATTGTGACGTAAGAAGCATTGTACGAAAACTTGACCTAGATAGCTTTCGCAATACCCAGTCCATGACTGTGATGCAATCTTTCAAGTTTTGAATGAGTGATTGCAATTATGTAACGCCAAAAGGAATTTTCCATCCACTGACACGCAAACCTGGCAATCCAGGAAACACCTGCATGGTCTCTTTGGATGGCAGGTTTTGAGTGTCTGATAAAGCCTGTATGCCTTTAGATGCAAAAGAGTGGGAGTGTTCTCATCTCTTCATAGACCTCAGTGCAGTACTTCACACCATGCACTAAGCCGACTTTGATATCACGGCTTGGCTCTAAGCGACTACCACCAGAGAGCAGATACTGAGCTGCTCACAAATGCATTAGCATGAGCTATCTCTTTCTTGGCTTAAAGGCTAAACATCATGAATGATTACTCTAGTCACTTACGAGGTGTAAAAAGTGATGCATGCAGAGacttcaaatccattaaagcaaacaaacaactgCTCTACATTGTGTGTTCTTTATAACAACAAGGAGGAATCTGCTAAATATTTTGGGTTTAGCAGTAGTTTATGCACTGATTTAGGggttaaatcttttttaatttatgatttacaCAATAgtaaattttcttaaatatacattatgacACTCATATTGAGGGCCTGCATCTGTGGAAATGGACAAATGGACAATCCTGCCCTGATGCTGTTGTTTACCCAAAGTACtcaaattgcaatatttttacactGTTACAGAGACATATTGTTAACACTTTTTAGGGGAATTTGTCTGTGTATAAAGAACTAGGATATGagaatgtattttcattaatattttaacaattgcACGTTTCAGTTTTAACCAAAGGTCCAAAAATAGTCAACCACAGTGTTTCATGTTTGGGAAATGACCTCAAAGTTCTTACTTGCTGGTTCTGTAGGTGTATTTGTATGTGACCTCTCGGGAAACCTGACGGGCCAGTCCGAAAAGCTCATCTCTGCGAGTCAGCAAGGCCACCTCCTTCATACAGAGCTGTGCCGCAGCCTCATTCACTGTCAGCTATGCAGAAACAAAGATTTTTATCATtcgtttgaataaataatacatattgttATGTGCTAAGAATTAAACCAGTCCCACGAGCAAGCAACACCCTTGCATGATATTTCTGGTGCAGCCGATTAACCCGATGAAACTACCctattgaaaacaaaacagcatatgctgcttAGGGATGCTTTAGGGTTTGAGCTGGTCTAACCTGGTCCTAAGCTGCTTTTAAGATGGTTTAATCATATGCTGGTCCTAAGATAGTCCTAAGCAACTACGACCAGcttcattttggagtgaattACCTATGGACTAGCTTAAATCAgctgccatgcttcaaaacatttctaaccagcatatgcagtTTTTCTTCCCCAACAGGGTATGCTTAGACATGCATGTTATATTTAAACCCCAAAAGCACCCAGAGCCCTTTAAAACGCACCTCATGCAGAGTCAGATGCTTTCCATCCTTCCTTTTTGAGTCGAATCTCCCATATATGGCGCTATACTTGCGTATTTCCTCCTCCCTGTGCGGATCCTCGTCGCTCATGTCGAAGATGTGGCTGATCATCTTGGCAAGCTTCTTATTTCCCTTCAACAGTTCTTTAACCTCTCCGGGGTCACTCTTGGGCAAAGTCTGAGCGATTCTTTCCACGCAATCCGCCACGGACTGAACAGCAGCCGCATCTAGCGCCTCCAGGCCGTCCCGAGGGGAAGACGGAGAGCCCAGTTCAGCCGGGGACAGGCTGTGCTCGCTCTCCGTGCCATGACCTGCCCAAAAACGTGGCTCGCTTCCACTCTGGAGGGGCGAAACAGTGGCAGAAGAGTTCCCGTTACCCGATTCTCCTTTTCCGGGATCAACGCAAGCAGCTGCCAAACACTTGGGCACTTTGACTTGGGTCTCTCCCCGGGCGCCATTCCCAGGTAACAATGTGGGTGACCTTCGGGCAGCTTGTAGACGGAATGCTGCAGACGGAAGAGACGTGAGGGGCTGATTGAACAGGGCAGGGTTTGTGACCCAATCTCGCAGAGCTTTCTGTAGGCGCCTGACGTGCAACGGCTTGCTTGGCCATGCCTACGAGCGCCATGATCTCGAGAAACTCGTCCTCGCCAGCCTCGCAGAGCTGCTGAACGCCATCGCCGCCTCTGCTGGATAAAGGCGTCGTAGTAGCACAGCAGGTTGGCCCTCTGAAGGATGCGCGGTAGAGCTG containing:
- the nab1b gene encoding LOW QUALITY PROTEIN: NGFI-A-binding protein 1b (The sequence of the model RefSeq protein was modified relative to this genomic sequence to represent the inferred CDS: inserted 2 bases in 2 codons; deleted 5 bases in 4 codons) — translated: MAATLPRTLGSCSLPRILQRANLLCYYDAFIQQGGDGVQQLCEAGEDEFLEIMALVGMASKPLHVRRLQKALRDWVTNPALFNQPLTSLPSAAFRLQAARRSPTLLPGNGARGETQVKVPKCLAAACVDPGKGESGNGNSSATVSPLQSGSEPRFWAGHGTESEHSLSPAELGSPSSPRDGLEALDAAAVQSVADCVERIAQTLPKSDPGEVKELLKGNKKLAKMISHIFDMSDEDPHREEEIRKYSAIYGRFDSKRKDGKHLTLHELTVNEAAAQLCMKEVALLTRRDELFGLARQVSREVTYKYTYRTSKSRCGDRDEPSPKRIKTEEGCFDLQEALQAIHMRQETLKEQLAHARSKGEETVGRNIQVTDSGRLLAKQMEILHPAAAQDRLQALEWEVPPGPYKHSTDRQNSSGLSADKNTDQQGEFRGAESEVTSQRASASGGDTALGKQLANXLRHHHANAEXKTSAATESGGASSTCLSLSERKTIKSGRKIQI